From a single Metopolophium dirhodum isolate CAU chromosome 6, ASM1992520v1, whole genome shotgun sequence genomic region:
- the LOC132947633 gene encoding uncharacterized protein LOC132947633, translating to MGGVDLLDSLIGRHKITMRTKKWYMWLFYHMLDMTIITAWLLYKRVQKENGNNAPMKLKAFRIDSATCLTKVGQFQTPKRGRSTFISNEEEFKEKKKRDKNKEVKDPNGADSWSQNFIYGI from the exons ATGGGTGGCGTTGATTTATTGGATAGTTTGATTGGGCGACATAAAATTACCATGAGAACCAAAAAGTGGTATATGTGGCTTTTTTATCATATGTTAGATATGACAATAATCACTGCTTGGTTATTGTATAAAAGAGTACAAAAAGAAAATGGTAATAATGCTCCAATGAAACTTAAAGCATTTAGGATTGATAGTGCTACTTGTCTAACAAAAGTTGGGCAATTTCAAACTCCAAAAAGAGGAAGGTCCACATTCATAAGTAATGAAGAAGAgttcaaagaaaaaaagaaaagag ataaaaataaagaagtaaAAGACCCCAATGGAGCGGATTCTTGGTCACAAAATTTTATATATGgaatataa